CCGGCCGCGATCGCGACCAGCACGCGCAGGTACAAGCTGCCGCCTTCGCCGCCCGGCGGCGGCGCCACCTGCTCAGGCATGCCAGGGCTCGACCAGGATCTTGGCGTGGGTGTCGGGCGACGCGAGCGCCGCGAAGGCATCGGCCACGCCCTCGACGCCGACCGTGCCGGTGATGAGGGGAGCGACCGGCAACTCGCCTTCGGCGATGTGGCGCAGGGTCGCGGCGAATTCGTCGCCGCTGTAACCGAGCACGAACTGCACGTTCAATTCCTTGTTGATGCCGAACATCGGCTCGAAGCTGTCGCGCTGCATGCACACGCCCACCACCACGATACGCGCCCCGCTCACCGCGCCCACCATGATCTGTTCGATGACGCCCGGCACGCCCACGCACTCGAAGATCACCGCCGGCCGCAGGGCCGGGCCCGGCATCCACGGCGGCAATTTCGGCGCGCGGTCGGCATCGCGCCATACCGCCGCCTCGCGCCAGCTGGTGTAGGGCGAAGCCACCGCGGGGTCGACCACCACGTCGGCGCCCATGGCGAGCGCCAGTTCGCGCCGCCGCGCGGAGAAATCAGCGGCGACGATGGGCGCCACGCCGGCCAGCTTGAGCGCGGCGATGACCGCCAGCCCGACCGGCCCGCAGCCGATCACGAGCGGCACGTCGTCGCGTTCCAGGCGCGCCTTGGCGACCGCGTGCACACCCACCGCCATCGGCTCGGTAAGCGCCGCGTGCGCGGTCGCGAGGCCATTCGGCACCGGCAGCAGGAAAGGCGCGGCGAGGCGCATGTACTCGCCGTAGCCGCCGGGGTGATCGTTGGAATAGCCGATGGTCGCGAGCTGGCTGCCGCGGATCAGGACCGGCATCGCGCACACCCGCGCGCCACGCGCGACGCTGACCGGCGTGTCGGGGCCATAGTCGACGACCTCCGCGCAGAACTCGTGGCCCATCACCACCTCGCGCTCGAGGTCCATGATGAACGGCCCGCCGGATCGCGCCGCGCCTTCCACCAGTTCACGGGTGTGCTTCAAGGCATGCAGATCGGAGCCGCAGATGCCGCAGGCCAGGGTCTTGACCAGCACCTCGCCGCGACCGGGCTCGGGCATCGGCAGGTCTTCGACCTGCAAACGGTTGTGACGCATGACGGCGGCGCGCATGGCGGTTCCTCTCGATTCGGCAAACTGGCGATGCTATCCGAGCGTTCCGTGGCTGTGTAGGTGCGAATTCATTCGCGCATTCATTGGCGGGCGGCGCAGGATATCCTAGGCACGAATGTGCGAATGAATTCGCACCTACAGGCTGGCTTTCACCATGCACAAAACCCATCAAATCAATCTCAGCTATGCCTTGTTCGCCGTCATGCTGGTGGTGAGCTTCCACGCGTGGTGGGTCGAGTACTCGCAGGTCGAGCCCCTGCCCTACAGCGAGTTCGAGAAATACCTGCGCGACCAGCGCATCGCCGAGGTGCAGATCCGCGACCAGTACCTCGAAGGGCGCCTCAAGCAGCCGCTGGCCGACGGCCGCGAACGCTTCATCACGACCCGCGTCGAGCCGTCGTTCGCCGAGCACCTGGCGCGCTACGGCGTCAAGTTCACGGGCGTGGTGGAATCGAACTGGCTGCGTGACCTGATGGGCTGGCTGCTGCCGACGGTGTTCTTCGTGGTGGTGTGGATGTTCCTCATCCGGCGCATGGCCGAGAAGCAGGGCATGGGCGGCTTGATGTCGCTCGGCAAGTCCCACGCCAAGGTCTATGTCGAAACCGCCACGGGCGTCAGTTTCGACGACGTCGCCGGCGTCGACGAGGCCAAGCTCGAACTGCGCGAAGTGGTGGACTTCCTGAAATCGCCGGCCGAATACGGCCGCCTAGGCGCGCGCATTCCCAAGGGCGTGTTGCTGGTCGGCCCGCCCGGCACCGGCAAGACCTTGCTGGCACGTGCGGTGGCGGGCCAGGCCGGCGTGCCGTTCTTTTCCATTTCGGGCTCGGAGTTCGTCGAGATGTTCGTCGGCGTCGGCGCGGCGCGCGTGCGTGACCTGTTCGAACAGGCGCGCCAGAC
The Pseudomonadota bacterium DNA segment above includes these coding regions:
- a CDS encoding zinc-binding dehydrogenase; amino-acid sequence: MRAAVMRHNRLQVEDLPMPEPGRGEVLVKTLACGICGSDLHALKHTRELVEGAARSGGPFIMDLEREVVMGHEFCAEVVDYGPDTPVSVARGARVCAMPVLIRGSQLATIGYSNDHPGGYGEYMRLAAPFLLPVPNGLATAHAALTEPMAVGVHAVAKARLERDDVPLVIGCGPVGLAVIAALKLAGVAPIVAADFSARRRELALAMGADVVVDPAVASPYTSWREAAVWRDADRAPKLPPWMPGPALRPAVIFECVGVPGVIEQIMVGAVSGARIVVVGVCMQRDSFEPMFGINKELNVQFVLGYSGDEFAATLRHIAEGELPVAPLITGTVGVEGVADAFAALASPDTHAKILVEPWHA